CCAGCTGGCGACCGCCAAGGCAGGCTACGACGCGAGCGGCCGCCTGTTCACCATCCTGATGTGGGTCTCCGGCGCCAGCGTGGCGCTGGGCGTGCTGCTGGCGGCGGTATCGTCCTGGCTGCTGCTGCGCGCCATCATGCGTCCGCTCGAACATGCGCTCGGCCACTTCGACGCAATGGCCCATGGTGACCTGTCGACCCGGGTGCAGGTCGACCGCGACGACGAGATGGGCGCGCTGCTCAAGGGCTTGTCCACCATGCAGGAACAGCTGGCCGGCACCGTGCGCAGCGTGCGTGACAGCAGCATGTCGATCGCCACCGCCAGCAGCGAGATCGCGGCCGGCAACATGAATTTATCAAGCCGCACCGAAGCCCAGGCCAGCAGCCTGGAAGAAACCGCCTCGTCGCTCGAAGAACTGACCACTACCGTGCAGCACAATGCGGACAACGTGCGCCAGGCGAACAACGTGGCGCGTTCGGCGTCCGAGGTCGCGGTGCGCGGCGGCCAGCTGGTGTCCGAAGTAGTGCAGACCATGGGCGCCATCGACGCCTCGTCCAAGCGCATCGTCGACATCATCTCGACCATCGACGGCATCGCCTTCCAGACCAATATCCTGGCGCTGAACGCGGCCGTGGAAGCGGCGCGCGCCGGCGAGCAGGGCCGCGGCTTCGCGGTCGTGGCCGGCGAAGTGCGCAACCTGGCGCAGCGCTCGGCGGCGGCGGCCAGGGAAATCAAGGAATTGATCAATACCTCGGTCAGCAACGTCGAAGCCGGCACCGCCCTGGTCGACAGCGCCGGCGCGACGATGGACGAGATCGTTACCAGCGTGACCCGCGTCAGCGACATCATGGCCGAGATCCTGGCCGCCGGCGAGGAGCAGACGGCCGGCATCCAGCAGATCAACGAAGCGGTGAGTCACATGGACCAGGCGACCCAGCAGAACGCCGCCCTGGTCGAGGAAGCAGCCGCCGCCACCGGCGCGCTGCAGGACCAGGCGCATGCCCTGCAGCAGATGGTGGGCGTGTTCAAGGTCGACGCGCAGCCTGCCGCGGCGAACGGGGCGCAGGCCCCGTCGCGCTCGCGCGCAGGCCAGCAACGCATGGCCCTGGCCGCGTAACCCGGCACGTCGTTCCCACGCAGGTGGGAACCCAAGTTTGCTTGTTCTGCTGCTGCGTTCGACAGTATTGACAGCGCGAATGACTTGGGTTCCCGCCTGCGCGGGAAGTCGTTACCTCCAGTGGAGGTAACGACGTGCTTGAGCTGACGGTTCTATCGCCGGTTCAGCTCGACGCTGCCGCCACCCTGGCGGCGGCCCCCTGGCGCCGCAGCACCAGCAGGCCGAAGGCGGTGGCCAGCACATACATGCTGATCGAATAGATCGCCGCCGGCACCATCAACCGGAAGTCGCCCAGCACCGAGATCGCCACATAGATCGCCAGGGTCGAGTTGTGGATCCCGATCTCGTAGCCGATCGCCACCGCGTTCGGCTTGTCGAGGCCGGCGATGCGCGGCACGTAGTAGCCCAGGCCCAGGCTGGCGGCATTGAACAGCACCACCGCCAGCCCGATCGCGGCGAACGAGCCGGTCAGGGCATCCCACTCCTTGGCGAAGGCGATCAGCGCCAGCGCCGCCAGCACCACCATCGAGAAGATCTTCATCGGCTTGTCGGTGCGCGCGGCAAAACCCGGCGCGGCGCGCTTGACCGCCATCCCGACCGCCACCGGCACCAGCACGATGGCGATCACTTCCATCACCTTGGCGGTCTGCATCGGCACCACCTGGCCGCTCTGCGAAAAACTGGCGATGGCGAAGTTGGCGATCAGGGGCAGGGTCACGATCGACAGCAGCGTATTGATCGCGGTGAGCGAGATATTCATCGCCACGTTGCCGCCGAACAGGTGGCTGAACAGGTTGGCGGAGACCCCACCGGGCGAGGCCGCCAGCAGCATCAGGCCGATCGCGAACACGGGCGGCACGTCCAGCAGCACGACCAGGCCGTAGCACAGCGCGGGCAGCACCAGGGCCTGCAGCGCCAGCGCCAGCAGCACTGCCTTCGGATGCCCCAGCAGGCGCCGGAAGTCGCCGACCGTGAGCGACAGGCCGAGCCCGAACATGATCAGGGCCAGCGCGCCGATCAGCAGGGTGGGAAGCAGGGTGATGAAATCGTTCATTGCGCGTCTCCAGCATGGTTTTTTTATGGGATGGCGGCGCGCCGGACTGCGCCTGCGCGCTGCCATGCCAGTGTAGTCGAGCCGGCAGAAGAAACGTCGGCCGGGCGTGCAATAATGCGGCATGAATCTTCGTCCAGTGTTCCTGCCGGCCCGCCAGGCAGTCGATCGACTCCATGCCTAGCAAAACAGGGTTCCCCGTCTCGAACGGCATCATGGCAGCGGCGATCCGTGCTCATGACTGGTCCAACTCGCCGCTGGGTCCGATCGTAGCCTGGCCCGCCACGCTGCGCACCAGCGTCAATATCGTCCTCGACTCGGCTTTTCCCAGCTTCCTGGTCTGGGGAACGGACCAGACCCTGCTCTACAACGATGCCTATGCCGAGATCCTGTGCAACAAGCACCCGGCCGCACTGGGGCAGGCCTTCCACGCCGTCTGGCACGAAATCTGGGACGTGCTCGGCCCGCTGGTCGAGCGCACGCTGGTGGGCGGCGAATCGCACAAGATGAACGATGTGGCCCTCGTCATGCAGCGCAAGGGCTATGCCGAGCATACCTGGTTCACGTATTCCTATGGCCCGGTGCGCGGCGATGACGGCCGCATCCTGGGCCTGCTGTGCAACTGCATCGAAACCACAGAATCGATTCTCAGGCAGCGGCGCCAGGCGGCCGACGAGGCGGTGCTGCGCGAGCACCAATCGGCGTCGCGCGAAGATGCCGAGCGGGTCCGGCTGGCGCTGGCGGCCGGCGCCATCATCGGCACCTGGTCCTGGGATTTGCCGACCGACCGCTTCACCGTCGATGAAGCCTTCGCGCGCGCCTTCGGCCTCGACCCGGCCATCGGCCGCACCGGCCTCTCCCTGGCGCAGGTCGTCGCCACCGTCCATCCGGACGACCAGGCCGGCCTGGCGCAAGCCATCAATACCGTGATCGCGCGCGGCGGCCAGTATGCCCACCAGTACCGGGTGCGGCGCGCCGATGGCCGCTATTACTGGATCGAGGCCAATGGCCGGGTCGACCTGGCGCCGGACGGCACCGGGTTGCTGTTCCCGGGCGTGCTGATCGACGTCGAAAGCCGGCGCACGGTGGAGGCCGAGCGCGACCGGGCGATCCTCAAGCTGCGCGCGCTGAACGAAGAGCTGGAACAGAAGGTGCTGGCGCAGGCGCTGGCGCGCGGACGCACCTGGCAGCTCAGTCCCGACGTGCTGGGCGTGCTTAATGCCGACGGGTATATGGAGTCCTCGAACCCGGCCTGGGAGGCGACCCTCGGCTGGACCGAGGATGAGGTGTCCGGCACGCCTTTCCTGGACTTCATCCACCACGACGACCGCGCGCCGACCGAAGCCGTGTGGCGCGCTGTGCTCGAGCAGGGTATCCCGGCGCTGCGCTTCGAGAACCGCTACCGCCACAAGGCCGGCGGTTGGCGCTGGCTGTCGTGGGTGGCGGTGCCGGACGACGGCAAGGTGTATTGCGCGGCGCGCGACATCACCATCGAGCGCGAACGGCAGGCCGCGCTGGAGCGGGCGCACGAGCAGCTGCGCCATTCGCAGAAGATGGAGGCGGTGGGCCAGCTCACCGGCGGCCTGGCGCACGACTTCAACAACCTGCTGGCCGGCGTCGCCGGCAGCCTGGACCTGATCAAGCTGCGCCTGGCGCAGGACCGCAGCGGCGAGATCGAACGCTACGTGGGCGTGGCTCAAGGAGCGACCCGGCGCGCGGCGGCGTTGACCCACCGCCTGCTGGCGTTCTCGCGGCGCCAGACGCTGGCGCCGCGCGCCACCTGCGTCAACACCATGGTCGAGGGCATGCTGGACATGATCCGGCGCACCGTGGGCCCCGGCGTGCGGGTCGAGCCGGACTACAGCAGCGCGCCGTGGGCGGCGCTGGTGGACCAGTCGCAGCTCGAGAACGCGCTGCTGAACCTGTGCATCAATGCGCGCGACGCCATGCCGGACGGCGGGCGCATCGCGATCGCCACCGCCAACCGCGTGTTCGATCCCGACGCCGCGCGCGGCCAAGAGCTGGCGCCCGGCGACTATCTCACGCTGTCGGTGTCGGACACAGGCACCGGCATGCCGCCCGACGTGCGGGCCAAGGCCTTCGATCCCTTCTTCACCACCAAGCCGCTGGGCCAGGGAACGGGCCTGGGCCTGTCGATGATCTACGGCTTCGCCAAGCAGTCGGGCGGACAGGTGCACATCGATTCGGAACCCGGCCAGGGCACCACGGTCAGCATCTACCTGCCGCGCCACCGCGGCGCGGCCGAGAACCTGGTCGCCGACCCGGCAAGCGAAGCGGCGCCGCCGGCCGGCCAGGGCGAGACCATCCTGGTGGTGGACGACGAACCGAGCGTGCGCATGCTGGTGGTCGACCTGCTCGAAGACCTCGGCTACACAGTGCTGGAAGCGGAAGATGGCGCCAGCGGGCTGCGGCTGCTGCAGTCGGGCGCACGCATCGACCTGCTGATCTCGGATGTCGGCCTGCCCGGCATGATGAACGGCCGCCAGATGGCCGATGCGGCGCGCGTCAGGCGTCCTGGGCTGAAAGTCCTGTTCATCACCGGCTATGCCGAAAACGCCTTGCTCGACCATGGCCAGCTGGCCCAGGGCATGTCGGTGCTGACCAAGCCGTTCTCGGTCGACACGATGGCGCAGCGGGTCAGCGCCCTCGTCGGGCGCTGACCGGGTTCAGGCGCCGGGCCAGGTCGACAGCGCCTGGTCGACTACCGCATCGAGCATCTCGCGTCCGAAGCCGGCCTTGGCCTGGATCGCCATGCCGTGCAGCAGGGCCATCACGAATGCCGCCAGGGCGTCGGGCCGCGCCGAGGCGGGCAGGTCGCCTTCGGCCTGGGCCCGCTCGAAACGCTCGCGCAGCTGCGCCTCGCCCTGCGCGCGAAAGTCGATCAGGGCCCGGCGCACCGGTTCCGACTCGTCGCTGCCGGCGACGGCGCCGTTGATGCCCAGGCAACCGGTGCGGTCGGGAAAGCGGGTATTCAGGTCGACCGAGCTGTGCAGCATGTGGGCGGCCACTTCGCGCGAGGTCGGCTTGGCCAGCGCTTCGGGGATGTGGGTCATGAAGCGCTCGGAGTAGCGCTCGAGCGCCCGCTTGAACAGCGCTTCCTTGTTGCCGAAGGCCGAGTACAGGGCCGGCCGCTCGACCCCGGCGGCTTCGGTCAGGTCGGCATACGAGGCGCCTTCATAGCCCTTGCGCCAGAACACGCACAGCGCGGCATCGAGCACTTTTTCCACATCGTATTCGCGATGGCGACCCATCTGCACACCTCCCTATTTTCACTAACGAACGTTATGAAAAAGCTTGACAGTCCGTTGGCGAATTATATACTCATCGTTATCGTAACAATCGTTACGAAATAAACGTGTCTTGGAAGAGGATGGGTATGGCAAATACATTGAAGGGAAAAGTCGCGCTTGTGACTGGCGGATCGCGCGGACTCGGTGCGGTGATTGCCGAGGCGCTTGCCGCCGAAGGCGCCGACGTGGCGATCACGTATGTGGCATCCGCCGACAAGGCCGAAGCCGTGGTCGCCAGGCTGAAAGAAAAGGGCGTGCGCGCGCTGGCGCTACGCAGCGACCAGGCCGACACCACGGCGGCCAGGCCGCTGATCGACAAGCTGGTCGCGCATTTCGGCCGGCTCGACATCCTGGTCAACAATGCGGCGGTGGTGGCCAAGGGCCAGCTGGTCGACGATCCGGCGCTCGACACCGCCACGCTCGACCACCAGTGGCAGGTGAACGTCATGGGGGCGGTGGCGACCACGCGCGCGGCGGCGTCGGCGCTGGCCGACGGCGGCCGCATCGTCTTCATCGGCTCGCGCAACGGCACCCTGGCCCTGATTCCGGGCGTGGCCGATTATGCCGGCACCAAGTCCGCCCTAATTGGCTACGCCAAGGGGATTGCGCGCGACCTCGGGCCGCGCAACATCACCGTCAACGTCGTCCAGCCCGGCGCCATGCCGACCGACATGATGGTCGAGGCCCTGGGCAGCACGACCGCGCCGGACGCCTTCCTGGACATGCACCCGATCCGCCGCATCGCGACGCTCGAGGAGGTCGCGGCGCTGGTCAACTTCCTGGCCGGCCCGAACGGCGGCTACATCACCGGCGGCGTGATCGACGTGGCGGGTGGACTCGGTATCTGAGAACGCGGCGCGGGACGGCTAGTGCCCGCGGCGCTGCACCAGCGCCGTGCCGACGCCGTGGCGCTTGCCTTCGCTGACGGCGGTGACGGTGCCGTCCGGATTGAACACCAGCGCATTGGCGGCGCCGATCTCTTCGGCCGGCGTTTCCCAGCGCTGGCCGAAGCCGGATAGCGCGCGCGCCTGCGCCGTGTCCGCGAAGCCCGGCTCGACCGAGGTGTCGACAGCATTGCGCTGGCTGATGCGCGGCGCATCGAGCGCCTGGTCCATCGGCATGCCGAAGTCGACGTGGTTGACGATGGTCTGCAGCACGGTGGTGATGATGGTCGAGCCGCCCGGGCTGCCGATGCTGAAGGCCGGCTTGCCGTCCTTGAGCGCGATGGTTGGCGCCATGCTCGAACGCGGGCGCTTGCCGGCTTCGGGCACGTTCGGGTGTGGCGCGGCGAAGTCGAAATCGGTGAGTTCGTTATTGAGCAAAAAGCCGTAGCCCGGCACCACGATCCCGCTGCCGCCCCAGGATTCGATGGTGAAGGTATACGACACCACATTGCCTTCTTTGTCGGACACCGTCAGGTGGGTGGTGTGCGCGCTTTCCGGCCCCAGTTTTACCGCGCCACCCGGCTGCGCGCGCAGCGGCACGCTCGGATCATTCTGGTAGCGATACGGGTCGCCCGCCGCGACCTCGCCCGGCGCGGCCTTGCGTGGATCGATCAGCGCGCGGCGCTCGGCCGCATACTTCTTCGAGAGCAGGCCGGCGAGCGGCGCATCGACGAATTCCGGATCGGCCAGGTAGGCATTGCGGTCGGCAAACGCCAGCCGGCTGGCTTCGATATACAGATGCTCGGCCTCGGCGCGCGGCATGGCGGCCAGGTCAAACCCTTCGAGGATATTGAGCGCATGCGCCACGGTCGGCCCGCCGCTGCTGGGCAGGGGCATGCCGAGCAGCTCGTAGCCGCGATAGCTGCTGCGCAGGGCGGGACGGATGCGCGCTTCGTAGTCGGCCAGGTCGGCCATGGTCATGGCGCCGGCCGGCACCCGCACGCCCTTGGCGACCGGCGGCCGGTTGACGCTGTCGACGATGGCGCGCGCGATCGGCCCTTCATAGAATGCCTTCACGCCCCCTTGCGCGATTTCGCGGTAGGCCCGCGCCATGCCGGGATTGCGCAGCAGGGCGCCGGCCGGCAGCGCCTTGCCCTGGTGCAGATAGAGCTCGCTGGTCGGCGCGAACTGGCGGAATTTTTTCTCGTTCTGGCCCACCAGCTGGCTGAAGTTGGCGTTGACGATAAAGCCCTTGTCGGCCACCGCGATGGCCGGCGCCAGCACCTGGGCAAAACGCATGCTGCCGTAGCGCTCGAGCGCCTCGTGCCAGCCGCGCACCGTGCCCGGCACGCCGACCGACAGGCCGCTGGCGACCGCAGTCTCGAAATCGAGCGGCTTGCCATCCGGCTGGAACAAATGCGGGCCGGCCTTGCGCGGCGCCGTCTCGCGGTGGTCGATGGTGATCGCGCGTTTGTCCCTGGCCAGGTAGATCACCATGAAGCCGCCGCCGCCGATGCCGCAACTGAAGGGATCGGTGACGCCCAGCGTGGCCGCCGCAGCCACCGCTGCGTCGATCGCATTGCCGCCCTGGTTCAGGATGGCCAACGCCGACTGCGAAGCCTGGGCGCTGATGGTGGCGACCGCGCCACCGCTGCCGGTCGCCACCGGCGCCGCCGCGACCGGCGCGACGACGACGGCCAGCACCAGGCCGCAGGCCAGTACGGCCTGGCGCGATATGCGGGCCGGCGCCACTAGCTGCCGTACATATTGAAGACCACCGGATAGGTGGCTGGCCGGCTGTCGGCCATGCCGCGCGGCGGCGGCGTGAACGACGGGTCGAGTTCGATGCGCGCGCCGCGCAGGGCGGGCGAGGTATAGCCCGGCTTGCCCTGTACCAGCCAGAAGCCCTGCGCCACGTTGTTGATGCGCAGGGTGAAGCGGTAGGCGAGCTGGCCGGCCCAGATGCAGCGCGCGTTGTCGGGGCAGCGGCTGTCGTCGGCGCCTTCGTAGGTGAGGCTCAGGCGATGGTCGATCGGCAGCGGCGGCAGGGCCAGGGTCTGGCGTTCGCTCAGCGTGTACTGGGCGTCTGGCAGGTGGTCGGGCGTAGCGCAGGCCGACAGCAGGCCGGCGGCGGCGATGGAGAGGATGCAGGGCAGGGTGCGCATCGGTGTCATCCGGGTATTGACGGGAAAAGCCATGATAGCAAAACCGCAAGGGCGTGGTCGCGTGACAGGGAAAATACAAGCGTTGGTCAAGTCATAAACAGGTCATATTCGGCAGCTATTCTTTTTCCTGTAGTCCAAAACATACCCCTTAACCAGAGTTAGGAATAACAATGTTCAAGAAGATCCTCGCCGGCGCTGCCGCCACGCTCGTGATGACGACCTCGTTCGCCGCCGACATTACCGGCGCGGGCGCTACGTTCCCGTACCCGATCTACGCCAAGTGGGCTGAGAGCTACAAAGCCGCCACCGGCACCGGCCTGAACTACCAGTCGGTCGGCTCGGGCGCCGGCATCAAGCAGATCAAGGCGAAGACCGTGGACTTCGGCGCATCGGACATGCCGCTGAAAGCAGAAGAACTGGACAAGGAAGGCCTGATGCAATTCCCGGCCATCATGGGCGGCGTGGTTGCCGTGGTCAACGTCGACGGCGTGACCCCAGGCCAGCTGAAGATGACCGGTCCGCTGCTGGCCGACATCTACATGGGCAAGATCACCAAGTGGAACGCTCCTGAAATCGCCGCCGTGAACCCAGGCGTGAAACTGCCGGCCGCCGACATCACCGTCGTGCACCGCGCCGATAGCTCGGGCACCTCGTTCCTGTTCACCGACTTCCTGGCCAAGACCAGCCCGGCATGGAAAGAGTCGATCGGCTCGGGCACCACCGTCAAGTGGGCCGTGGGCGTCGGTGGCAAGGGCAACGAAGGCGTCGCCGCCAACGTGCAGCGTATCAAGGGCGCGATCGGCTACGTCGAGTGGGCCTACGCCAAGAAGAACAAGCTGTCGCACACCCAGCTGCGCAACAAGGAAGGCGTCGACCTGCAACCGTCGGACGACGTGTTCAAGGCCGCTGCCGCCAATGCCGAGTGGACCAAGGCCCCAGGCTTTGGCGTGGTGCTGACCGACGGCGCCGGCAAGCAGAGCTGGCCGATCACCGGCGTGTCGTACATCCTGATGCACAAGTCGCAGGCTGACGCCAAGAAAGGCCAGGAAGTCGTGAAGTTCTTCGACTGGTCGTTCAAGAACGGCGCCCCGGCAGCCGCCGAACTGGACTACGTGCCGATGCCAGCCAGCGTCGTCAAGCAAGTGCAGGACGCCTGGAAAGCCAACCTGAAGGACGCTTCGGGCAAGGCCATCATGTAATTCGCCGTCAAGGCGATCGATCCGGCAGCCTGGCTGCCGGATTTTCGTTGGCGCGCGCGGCAGGCTGGCGCGCGGCGCCGACGGCACCTCTCTTTTTGGGCATCCCATGACAACGGCGAACACGATCGTCCTGGTGATCGACGACAAGCCGGCCATTGCCGAGCTGCTCAAGTTCTCGCTGCACGAGGACGAGTGGGTCTGGCATAACGTGCCGAGCCTGGCGCAAGCCTGGGACTTCATCGGGCGCGAGCGCCCCGAACTCCTGCTGCAGGAATCGATGCTGCGCCACGAAGGCGGCATGCGCCTGCTGGCGCGCCTGCGCGGCGACCGCCGCCTGCGCGAGCAGCCGGTGATCCTGCTGGCGGCCGATTGCGCGGAAGGCGAGCGTCCCGCCAGCCTGCCCGCACCCGTACCCCATCCCGAATTCATTCCGCAAGCACCGGTCGACCAGGCGCGCGAATTGTCGCCCGAATCGCGCCTGCTGCGCTCGGGCCGCCTGGTGCTCGACCCGCTCAGCTGCAGCGTCAAGGTCGGCACCCACAAGGTCGAGGTCAGGCACGCCGAATACCGGCTGCTGCGCTTCCTGCTGTGCCACCCGGGCCAGGTGTTTACCCGCACCCAGCTGCTGGAACAGCTGTGGGAAGCCCACGAGTCGCTCGACCAGCGCACCGTGGACGTCCACGTGCTGCGCCTGCGCAAGGCGCTGGGCCGCGCCAAGTCGCTGATCAAGACCGTGCGCGGCGCCGGCTACATGCTGTCGCCGACCTGATTCGCAAGGAAGCCCTGCCTGACAGGGCTTCCTGGTCGTTTTTCGTGTCATCACGCTGACATCTTCGCAATCTAGACTTGCGGCAACTTGTCTTTCTTCGGCCGCAGCATGAGCAAACACATTGGTCTCGCCCCCTACCTGGACCCGGCGCGCAGCAACCGCTTCCTGGTCCTGCTGTGGCCGCTGCTGGCGCTGCTGGCCTGCGTCGCGATCTGGATCGCGACCCTGCTGCGGGTCGAGGCCGAGCAGGAGCAGGTTGCGAGCCAGGCGCGCAAGGACGTGGCGGCCTATGCCGAGGCCTACGAGCAGTACATCACGCGCTCGGTGGCGCAGATGGACCAGATCACGATGCAGCTCAAGTTCAGCTGGGAAGGCTCGCGCCAGGCCGACCTGCTGGACCGGATGCGGCGCGACGGCATGTTCACCGACAGCGCCTTCCACGTGGTGGCGATCCTCGACCGCGGCGGCATCGTGCGCTCCAGCACCCGCGCCGGCCTGCTCGGGGCCGACCTGTCGGCGGGACCGTATTTCCACCAGCACCGCGACAGCAACTCGACCGCGCTGCGGGTCGGCACCGCGCCCACGCATTTCAGCGCGGCCGACGACGTGGTGCTGTTCACGCGCCGGCTCGAAACCAGGGAGGAAGAATTCGACGGCGTGGTGCTGATGGCGGTCGACGCCCGCTACTTCACGTCCTTCGTCAGCCCGGCCACGATCGGCGCCGGCGGCATCGTGGCGCTGGCCGGCAGCGAAGGGCGCTTGCGGGTCGAGCAGCGCAGCAACGGCGAATCGTTCGTGGACGCGGTCGCGCTGCCGCGCCGTGGTGGGGCCTGGTCGGGCGAGCAGGGCGTGCGCCTGGTCGAGGGCGTGGACGGCTTCTCCGACGGCCAGGCGCGCGTGCTGGGCTGGCGCCAGTCGCCGGCCTACCCGCTGGTGGCCCTGGTCGGCCTGCCGCAGACCGAGGCGCTGGCATCGAACAATACCTACTGGACCGAGAGCCGCGACCGCGCGATCGCCGCCACCCTGTGCCTGCTGCTGCTGGGCGCGGTCGGGGCGGTGCTGGCGCGCCGCGCCGTGGCGCGCGAGAAGGAACAGGACGAGGTGCGCCGCGCCTACCGCACCGCCACCGAGAGCGGCAATGACGGCTTCTACATGGCCGCGGCGGTGCGCGCGCGCGACGGCCAGATCCTGGATTTCCGGATCGTCGACTGCAACGAGCGCGGGGCCTTCTTCTATGGCATGACGCGCGACGAACTGGTCGGCTCGAGCCTGACCGAGATCGACAGCGGCCTGTTCGGTGAAGACCTGCTGGCCACCTACCGCAAGGCGATGGACAGCGGCTTTCATGAAGACGACCGCAAGATGCCGAGCGATAACCGCCTGAACATCAGCTGGGGCCGGCGGCGCCTGGTCCGGGTCGGCAACGGCCTGGCGGTGACCTTGCAGGACATCAGCGAGAAGAAGGCGCACGAATCGCAGCTCGAGCGCCTGGCCAACGAGGATACGCTCACCGGCCTGGCCACCCGCCACGCCTTTTTGGAACGCATGCCGGCC
This portion of the Telluria beijingensis genome encodes:
- a CDS encoding methyl-accepting chemotaxis protein, whose product is MLFKLTLRVRLIATMAMLGFLITAVGLLGIYGMREDHAALEQVYSNQLASSIAINNSKNFLNRARFGLDRAVFHPDAADVGNTLSRAKGFIEDSNKEWQRYLALPRDGEEAALAQNLETERNRYIKDGMLALATALEQMNVERIEALSMKEMTALYGTFDKASVALDDYQLATAKAGYDASGRLFTILMWVSGASVALGVLLAAVSSWLLLRAIMRPLEHALGHFDAMAHGDLSTRVQVDRDDEMGALLKGLSTMQEQLAGTVRSVRDSSMSIATASSEIAAGNMNLSSRTEAQASSLEETASSLEELTTTVQHNADNVRQANNVARSASEVAVRGGQLVSEVVQTMGAIDASSKRIVDIISTIDGIAFQTNILALNAAVEAARAGEQGRGFAVVAGEVRNLAQRSAAAAREIKELINTSVSNVEAGTALVDSAGATMDEIVTSVTRVSDIMAEILAAGEEQTAGIQQINEAVSHMDQATQQNAALVEEAAAATGALQDQAHALQQMVGVFKVDAQPAAANGAQAPSRSRAGQQRMALAA
- a CDS encoding bile acid:sodium symporter family protein, giving the protein MNDFITLLPTLLIGALALIMFGLGLSLTVGDFRRLLGHPKAVLLALALQALVLPALCYGLVVLLDVPPVFAIGLMLLAASPGGVSANLFSHLFGGNVAMNISLTAINTLLSIVTLPLIANFAIASFSQSGQVVPMQTAKVMEVIAIVLVPVAVGMAVKRAAPGFAARTDKPMKIFSMVVLAALALIAFAKEWDALTGSFAAIGLAVVLFNAASLGLGYYVPRIAGLDKPNAVAIGYEIGIHNSTLAIYVAISVLGDFRLMVPAAIYSISMYVLATAFGLLVLRRQGAAARVAAASS
- a CDS encoding hybrid sensor histidine kinase/response regulator; translation: MPSKTGFPVSNGIMAAAIRAHDWSNSPLGPIVAWPATLRTSVNIVLDSAFPSFLVWGTDQTLLYNDAYAEILCNKHPAALGQAFHAVWHEIWDVLGPLVERTLVGGESHKMNDVALVMQRKGYAEHTWFTYSYGPVRGDDGRILGLLCNCIETTESILRQRRQAADEAVLREHQSASREDAERVRLALAAGAIIGTWSWDLPTDRFTVDEAFARAFGLDPAIGRTGLSLAQVVATVHPDDQAGLAQAINTVIARGGQYAHQYRVRRADGRYYWIEANGRVDLAPDGTGLLFPGVLIDVESRRTVEAERDRAILKLRALNEELEQKVLAQALARGRTWQLSPDVLGVLNADGYMESSNPAWEATLGWTEDEVSGTPFLDFIHHDDRAPTEAVWRAVLEQGIPALRFENRYRHKAGGWRWLSWVAVPDDGKVYCAARDITIERERQAALERAHEQLRHSQKMEAVGQLTGGLAHDFNNLLAGVAGSLDLIKLRLAQDRSGEIERYVGVAQGATRRAAALTHRLLAFSRRQTLAPRATCVNTMVEGMLDMIRRTVGPGVRVEPDYSSAPWAALVDQSQLENALLNLCINARDAMPDGGRIAIATANRVFDPDAARGQELAPGDYLTLSVSDTGTGMPPDVRAKAFDPFFTTKPLGQGTGLGLSMIYGFAKQSGGQVHIDSEPGQGTTVSIYLPRHRGAAENLVADPASEAAPPAGQGETILVVDDEPSVRMLVVDLLEDLGYTVLEAEDGASGLRLLQSGARIDLLISDVGLPGMMNGRQMADAARVRRPGLKVLFITGYAENALLDHGQLAQGMSVLTKPFSVDTMAQRVSALVGR
- a CDS encoding TetR/AcrR family transcriptional regulator yields the protein MGRHREYDVEKVLDAALCVFWRKGYEGASYADLTEAAGVERPALYSAFGNKEALFKRALERYSERFMTHIPEALAKPTSREVAAHMLHSSVDLNTRFPDRTGCLGINGAVAGSDESEPVRRALIDFRAQGEAQLRERFERAQAEGDLPASARPDALAAFVMALLHGMAIQAKAGFGREMLDAVVDQALSTWPGA
- a CDS encoding SDR family NAD(P)-dependent oxidoreductase, translating into MTGGSRGLGAVIAEALAAEGADVAITYVASADKAEAVVARLKEKGVRALALRSDQADTTAARPLIDKLVAHFGRLDILVNNAAVVAKGQLVDDPALDTATLDHQWQVNVMGAVATTRAAASALADGGRIVFIGSRNGTLALIPGVADYAGTKSALIGYAKGIARDLGPRNITVNVVQPGAMPTDMMVEALGSTTAPDAFLDMHPIRRIATLEEVAALVNFLAGPNGGYITGGVIDVAGGLGI
- the ggt gene encoding gamma-glutamyltransferase, which produces MAPARISRQAVLACGLVLAVVVAPVAAAPVATGSGGAVATISAQASQSALAILNQGGNAIDAAVAAAATLGVTDPFSCGIGGGGFMVIYLARDKRAITIDHRETAPRKAGPHLFQPDGKPLDFETAVASGLSVGVPGTVRGWHEALERYGSMRFAQVLAPAIAVADKGFIVNANFSQLVGQNEKKFRQFAPTSELYLHQGKALPAGALLRNPGMARAYREIAQGGVKAFYEGPIARAIVDSVNRPPVAKGVRVPAGAMTMADLADYEARIRPALRSSYRGYELLGMPLPSSGGPTVAHALNILEGFDLAAMPRAEAEHLYIEASRLAFADRNAYLADPEFVDAPLAGLLSKKYAAERRALIDPRKAAPGEVAAGDPYRYQNDPSVPLRAQPGGAVKLGPESAHTTHLTVSDKEGNVVSYTFTIESWGGSGIVVPGYGFLLNNELTDFDFAAPHPNVPEAGKRPRSSMAPTIALKDGKPAFSIGSPGGSTIITTVLQTIVNHVDFGMPMDQALDAPRISQRNAVDTSVEPGFADTAQARALSGFGQRWETPAEEIGAANALVFNPDGTVTAVSEGKRHGVGTALVQRRGH
- the pstS gene encoding phosphate ABC transporter substrate-binding protein PstS, with the protein product MFKKILAGAAATLVMTTSFAADITGAGATFPYPIYAKWAESYKAATGTGLNYQSVGSGAGIKQIKAKTVDFGASDMPLKAEELDKEGLMQFPAIMGGVVAVVNVDGVTPGQLKMTGPLLADIYMGKITKWNAPEIAAVNPGVKLPAADITVVHRADSSGTSFLFTDFLAKTSPAWKESIGSGTTVKWAVGVGGKGNEGVAANVQRIKGAIGYVEWAYAKKNKLSHTQLRNKEGVDLQPSDDVFKAAAANAEWTKAPGFGVVLTDGAGKQSWPITGVSYILMHKSQADAKKGQEVVKFFDWSFKNGAPAAAELDYVPMPASVVKQVQDAWKANLKDASGKAIM
- a CDS encoding winged helix-turn-helix transcriptional regulator, yielding MTTANTIVLVIDDKPAIAELLKFSLHEDEWVWHNVPSLAQAWDFIGRERPELLLQESMLRHEGGMRLLARLRGDRRLREQPVILLAADCAEGERPASLPAPVPHPEFIPQAPVDQARELSPESRLLRSGRLVLDPLSCSVKVGTHKVEVRHAEYRLLRFLLCHPGQVFTRTQLLEQLWEAHESLDQRTVDVHVLRLRKALGRAKSLIKTVRGAGYMLSPT